The DNA window ATTAGTCACTACGTCAAAATAGATCGATACGATTGATGATGGCCATTCGGAAAGATGGAAGACTGTGATATGTACTCTAAAATGAAGATGAAGTTTGTAATCTTGGCTGTCCAATATGAAAGGAGCGTGCGAGGAAGATTGTTCTAAGATCCCGATCATTGAGTTGAGCAAATATTTGTAGTAGGGCAGCACAGTGCCATTGCTCTAATTCCAGACCCACTTGAGCTTTCCAATTGATAATAAACCTAAGAATATGATGATCTTTTTAAGATTTGGTTTCTTTACTCCTCGATCAATCGATACGAGAACTAAATATGCTCATCATTCCTCCATGCATGTAGATGAAAGAAAGTTCCGAATGCGTAGGTGATTTCAGGGAAATAAGAACTGGATGGAATATACTTGTCCTAGAGGAGCAATCGGAGGTCAAACACCATCAACATAGAACAAATACATGTAGAACAGCACATCTCGAGACTATCCCGCCTGGTCTCCCACGTCTttggaagaagaaagaggaggtgCCTCATACTTGCTGAAGACCTCGTAAGCTGAAAGCAGTGACAGAGCCACGAAGCACACGAACGCCGCAAAGTGCAAGAACAACGACGCCTTGCCCTTGCTGCAGAACTTGCCGTAGTAACTGCACCCTTCACTCCATGAGGCTTCCGTGTCCCCCTGATATGCCAAATACATCACCTCCGTCGCAGCTGATCCCGATGTCACCATCAGGTAGGCAAACACCTGTTACGCACCATGGAGCACCGAGAACAAATCAGTAACATGTCGAACACAGGAACGCAGTCAGATTCCATGACCTGGTCCAAGATGAAGAAAAGCCAGTCGCTGTCGAAGCACCCAAGGAAAGAGAGGAGAATCGAAGCAGCAGCGTAGCCGAGGGAGATGGCATTTGTGCAGACCAAGTACCTACATGACCACAGAGCATCAAGCCACAGGAGACGAAGAGGGGAAACACATAGAGCCGGAAGCTTGTTACTTGAGTCCGGTGATGTTGCTGAATTCCACCTTCCCGTAGGCATCGTTGGCCTGCTTGTTGGTGGCCATCACCCACAGGGAGGCAGCACTGAGGGGAATAACTGTGAGCCTGAGGAAGAGATCCAGAGATCTGAAAGTCCTGCCATGGCTGGAAGAGGCAGGAGCGAATCCAGCTCCACGTCTCATGCTCCAAGCTGATGAACAACTCGGTGTAGCTGAGAGGATCTTTGCTCCTTTGGAGGACCGGCAGGTGGAGGAGATCTAAGTCGAATGCAGCCTCCTTTTCAACGGTAAGCAATTTGAAGTGCGGTGGGTGAGTCTTAAATCAGAGGGGTAGCTTTTTGGAGTGCAGCAATCATGGCCTATGGATGACCAAGTGTTTGAGATGCTTGTGGTAGCTTCTTCACCGAGTAATGACTTTATCCAAGGATTGGCTTACCCACCAAAGGAAGGACGTCACACCTCCTCCTCTCACGTCTTTGGTTGTGAGGCAAAGGAAGGACATGTTACATTAACTTACAAGGACAACACCATTCATGGCTCGAGTTGGGCCATGTAGCATTACTCCATCCTAATAAGTTAATGCATGAAGCTGTCTCCACCGTGTACTTAATACATATTTATTAGACAGTACTCCGTCATTTCGTAATATTCCTCTTTAAAATGTTGTGTGTGTTTTATGtatcttatatatttctttaCCAAACTAACCTATATTAGTTATGGTTATGATATAGTTATTATTTTCGCTCGTAATGTGAAATTCATTTAAGACACCATGCCAACTATTTATTAAAAATGAAATCTTTTCGAAGATCATGTCAAAAAcattttcattatcattatttGTTGAAATAATACACTGAAATATGGTTATGTCATGCGAGGTACACGTGAGGACCAGAAGAGTTGAGAACAATAAGATTGATTGTCCATGTGAAGTGGGGCGTCCTCTTTACTGTTGGGACCCGATAGGAGGAGTAGCGGTCTCCTTCGAGTTGGATTCTGCATGACAGTGTGCGCATGTGTGAGAAGAACTGTCGGGtgaccaagagagagagagagagagagagagagagaggctataACATGAATGATAAGGATCGGTACACAAATAAATGTTAGGGCGGTGAGAGGACGATAGAAAGAGAATAAGTTgaataatagagagagagaggtgtgaaGGAAGAACTGTATTGATTGATTTCTATCGGGTCACTACAGTGGGGTAGAGGGCCCCGATGGATGTGTCTTTTGTTTTGTCAAGAGGCATGATAATTTCCTGATACATAGCTACAAATATGTTGAATGCAAACTATCATTACTCGATGATGCCACATGATCCCATGTAAGTTGGAAATGTAAGAACCACAACCTTTACAAGGCAACAAGCTTCTGCTTGCATACACCACTTCAGATCAATCAATACTTTTCATCACAACACATTCTACTATAAGAATATGATTGAACATCGCAGATGGTTTTTctatcaatttattttatcatcatacatcACACCGACGTAAACAAAGATTGATCACTCCATCGCCATTGTGGAATCCAATGGCTCATAGTGACACCACCAAGCATGTAAATTCACTCACTGACATAGAATGAACATCTCTCGTAATTAAAATGACTAAAAGTCAGTATATATATAACCCAAGCCATATCATAACCAAAATGGCCAGCAGTATATAAAGCCCCAAGCCTTTGCAATAGTTGGACCTTTTCTTTTGGTACTAGTTATGGCATAGCCAAAATACCATCAAACATCCCCGTATAGAAACATAATGTTTTAACTAGAAGTAGGCTGTCACTTTATTCTGTTAATTGTCTTAGATGATGGGGCCCGATACATTTGTCACTTGTTGAGGAACTAAAGAAGCATATTATAAATTAAATTGGGTGTTACATtatcagcactgaaagagaaaaTAGTCAGAAGACCACTCCCATATATTCTATTCACTTTCCAGGTACTTCCTGAAAACCTGCTGTGCCAGTTTCCCCTTAGCACTCGCGCTTAGAAAAGATGCGGCTTcgcctttattttcttttatttctttttcttttctttatttatttcttttctttattttcttttcttactATAAGCAGAGAATTTCACTAGCTCCCTAGGGAGCTAGTGAAATTCGAGAAAAAGTCAATAAAGGAGCAACTTAACGACCAAAGTGAAGTGAACTACGGGCTGTACCCCGTAGCTCACTCACTAACAGGGAGTTATGTTAGCTCCGGGCAAGCAACTCGACCAGAGGGAATGACTTTAGGAATGACCGAAGGGAGTGTTTGCTTGGGGGACGTGTCCCCCAATTCCCCTCTTAAAACAACTTTTTTTTATAAACCCGAAGGCCCGTGGCCTAAGAGCCACCTTAATACAGATATACTCATTATTATATCTTATGGCATTTAGGTCAAAGAGAGCCAACTATAAATGAGATGAGCCATAAAATTTCCTACCTCACTTTAGATGGGTCTCAGACCAATATGCCGAACCACATATGTGGCCAGCATTGATATCCTGGAAGttccaaaaaaagaaaataggGTTCTACCATGAAACACTAATTTGGCTTAGGGAACAAATATTTAAATCTATCAAGTTCCCATTATGTTTGCATAGATAACATCTCTAAGAACAAAAAGCATGATCAGGGAGAACGAGAAGTGGTTAGATAGAGATTACCATTTAGCCATTGAATGGGTAAATATATGATGATCTCAGCACTTTGTCAAAACCTCAGCACCAGTTCCGGTGATCAAAATTGTATGCTCAAACTGTGCAGCTCGGCTGCCATCCGCTGTAACGGTAGTCCATTCATCATCCCAAGTGATGCTCTCAATGCTTCCCATGGTTAGAATGGGCTCTGTAAAGatagaactacataaaaaaacaaacaaatatcCTCCTTTATACAGTGTAAGTGAACGCTAATTGTGCAGCTACTACACCCAGGTGTGCACAtagcaacaacaataacaagccACAAATACCAAATAGTTGGGGTTGACCATATGTATCTTTTGTCGTTCATTGAGCTTATACAAaggtcatatatttagttaaataaGTGTACTTAAATATttacttatagtttataataGAGTTTTTTtggtctccctctacttctcataCCACATATACCAATCATCTCACACACTTTTAACTACAACATCCATAGGTCTCCTTAGCATATATTCGATGATTTTCCTCCAATAAATACTCGAACAAAGTTACACCTAATTATTCATTCatttctctttttcctcttcaCAGTTCACATGTCAAAAAAGCTTCTCATCCTATCTTGCTCTCTCACAAACCCAAACAACCCATACATGGGGTTCATATGGCCTATTGGCCCTATATATTAGGTTTGTGCGAGTCAGATAAGATGGGAATTATTTTTGGAAGGTTCTTTAAAAGTTGGGAGATGCATCTGGACTTTATCTTCGAGATATCTTAATTTTAGCATCAGAGAGTACAATGACCACCCTAGGAAGCAGGTACTAGCTAACAGAAGATCCAAAACAAGTTATGTTTTTGGGAGTATAGAACCATCAGAATTGCACAAGCAAAGAAATGTTCTCATGCTTTAAATGGTTATGTTGCAGTTTGCACATAtgaaatcttgattttttttttcatatcttcaaAAGACCTGCTAGGGTTATTTTTGAGGAAGCTTTGGAGGAAAAAATGTGGCACGTGGGTTATGCATTTTGTTGAATGTAACTAGTTCTTTCTGCAATCTGAAATACCAGTAATGGTAAATGTTAAATTAGCAAATGAAATATAATTTGGTTTAGCTTCAAATGAAATATTCATCCACATTctgtgttttgaatatgagggttCTAGTTCAATGTTCAGACCctatcataacatatttgatcctaCTTATTCAAGCCCACAGAGTACATACACTTACTAAGACTTGCATCCTTTTACGACCAACAAAATACTGTGGAAAAAAAGACCAGTTTACAGGGGATACACAATAACAGATTGCTGGTTTTCATCTGCAGTTACCTTTTAACTCAATATACTTGCTTCCTACTAAGTAGTTTTTATTTGTCATTTCCAATAGCTAACCTACAGTGAATTCTACAATGTAAATCATAAAAATAGCATCCAAAAACTACCAAAGATCTATAACAGAGTTTCAATGACCTTACATAGAGTAGTGCAAttccttcaaaagaaaaaaagaggatcAACCACAACTATTTTAGCATCAACTCCATTTATAATAGATGAGCTCAACCATTTTTCATGGATTCTAAACCTAAGGATGTGAAAGCATTTATACCAGACACACTTTCTGAATTCTGACAAATGTAATTTTAAATTTGTCAATTACTCAACACAACCATAAAATATAAAACACTTACCAATTGTAAATGTTTCACCTTCAACCATACACCCAGATCTGTCATTACCTAAATAACAAAATATTTCCATCAGGATAAGGGCATATATTAATAAGTGATTTGGGCTAAAATATTAAGCTGCACAATAATGCAAATATATACATAGATCCGTCATCATGGttcatttttaaataatttagaaATGCTACTATAACACAAAATTGTTAAAATTTTCAAACTTTGTCAGGCATTAGTATTCCCAGGAGAGGCATTTGAGGAATGTTTAAACATTTAAGACAAGCTAAAACCTTATGCAAAGCACTAAGGAGATCCTACAGTTTTCATCTTAATGGTTTCTCCTGAATACACATAATAGCAATTTAAGAGACAGTTCATTACAAAAGAATATTGTGAAGAGACATTGTAAAAGCATAATGCATTTCATAATAAAAGAAATGATAACATAAAAGTAGGTAGAACTTCAATAATACTCATCATCATCTGCTTCTTTTCTGCTTGATATGTAATGAAGTATTGCCCTGCCTTATGCATCTATAGTCTTGCCATAAGAATCCTAGAGAACAGCCTCAAGAATgccaggaggaggagaagaggacatCACACTGGAGGAGGTAAGTATTTTTCATATTTCATAATTTTCTAACGTTttttgctttatatatatatatatatatatatatatatattctgttggCAATGTTGCATCAGCACATCCATTTTCTGTGCAGAAAAAGCCACTTGCCAGGAACCCCCCCACCCTGGTTACTAGTATTTGACCTGGCAACTACATGAGTTATCAAAACAATATAGATGAACCTTGAAAGATTCATGGAATTCATGAAAATTCCATGTCTAGAAGCAATGTGTACAAGTGGATTATTTCTTTCTGATGCTTGTCAAAGCAAGATATCAGCtgctaaataagaaaaaaaatgttaaagacctagcaaatgaaagaaattatatatatatatatatatatatatatatatatatatatatatagcgcacaaacacacacacaccaaaTCTCCAGTAGGATAGGCAAGAGTACCATCATTATAGAAACTTCTAAGCATCTCACAGTTATTGAGAATGGTACTTGCAAATATAGTGTCTTTGAAAACCTTTTCATGCCATCACATTTCAAATAACATTTCAATGTAAAATATAAAGGACGAGACAGTAAGGCAACAGATGTGAAGGTTTACTAACGATGATGCAAAATGAGTGGCTCAGAGTGGAATACCGTCCCGACACCATGACCAACAAAACGCTCCACAACACCATAGCCATATTTTTCAGCATGCTCACTACAATATTGTgcagaaaaggaaataaaatattGTTATGATTAAATAGAAGCTAagcttaagaagcaaaagactgACATTTGCAAGGAAATACAAATCATTATATAGCAAAAGGTTATTCGTTTATGTtatgatgcaaaaaaaaaatccaacgtTTCTGAAAATTGAAATCATATTATCATCACCTAGATGCAGCACATCTGATAAAAGTTCAGCTGCCATTGAATTCACTGGATGTGACAACAGAACCTTACAGTTTCCAATCTACACCCACCTTAGCTTACTAACGTATGCAgcattttgcactagcatattaaGATGTTCACATCAGAATCCTTGTTACCAATAGATTGATACTTGCAATTCAATTTTGATAAACAAACATTTCCTTAGCGAATTAACTCTAGGATTAGAATTCCATCAGTAGACTAAGATAACTAATGGCTAATTGCTTCACTAAATATCATTGTATTTTTATACTGTAATTTCAATTCTTTCGTCGAGAATGATGTATATTTGAATCACTCAAATTTTGAAGTAAAATGACTATAGCATGCAATAATTGAAGTTTAACTTTTCGAGGCACAATTAAAGATACTTTCCTATACACAAGAAAAATGGGTTCATAATAACCTACAGGTATAACTGTATAAGCACATAAAGTTTTATCCTAGCCTAATTGCAGATTTAAACAAAACCCTTTCATGTTTAAACAAGTTGTATATAGATTTATAACTCAGCCTCGAGGTGCACAATTGTCTTTTGTACATTAAAATAATTTGTGCCCACCTTTTTCCATCTAAACTAAAGCTATATCACAAAACCATTGCCTGATATTGGATGACTATTTCATATCATCCCAGTACC is part of the Musa acuminata AAA Group cultivar baxijiao unplaced genomic scaffold, Cavendish_Baxijiao_AAA HiC_scaffold_42, whole genome shotgun sequence genome and encodes:
- the LOC135653901 gene encoding CASP-like protein 2D1, with amino-acid sequence MRRGAGFAPASSSHGRTFRSLDLFLRLTVIPLSAASLWVMATNKQANDAYGKVEFSNITGLKYLVCTNAISLGYAAASILLSFLGCFDSDWLFFILDQVFAYLMVTSGSAATEVMYLAYQGDTEASWSEGCSYYGKFCSKGKASLFLHFAAFVCFVALSLLSAYEVFSKYEAPPLSSSKDVGDQAG